One Carassius auratus strain Wakin chromosome 3, ASM336829v1, whole genome shotgun sequence genomic region harbors:
- the LOC113042399 gene encoding sphingosine 1-phosphate receptor 2-like: MSKYSQYFNKCLVEVHYSIVRNMSQKEIAGRRETEQRLSTLNILFVIICSIIIFENLLVLIAVFRNKKFHSAMFFFIGNLAFSDLLAGSAYIANIFLSGPKTFRLVPVQWFIREGTTFIALAASVFSLLAIAIERYIAITKVKVYGSNKTCRMFLLIGACWVMSILLGGLPIFGWNCINNVVDCSSVLPLNSRYYILFVVTVFTVILMSIVILYVRIYLIVRTSQREATNSPAYALLKTVTIVLGVFIICWLPAFTILLLDASCTIKECPILNNATIFFSITTMNSALNPLIYTLRSKDMRREFLRVLCCWGLFNCGRPSHRCMVPLRSSISMEHCTHKHEHQSIPIMQDCTSV; the protein is encoded by the coding sequence ATGAGCAAATACTCCCAGTACTTCAACAAGTGCCTCGTAGAGGTCCACTATAGCATCGTCAGGAACATGAGCCAGAAGGAAATAGCGGGCCGCAGGGAGACTGAACAAAGACTGAGCACcctgaacattttatttgttataatctGCAGTATCATCATCTTCGAAAACCTCTTGGTGCTCATTGCTGTGTTTCGCAATAAGAAGTTCCACTCTGCCATGTTCTTCTTCATCGGGAACCTGGCCTTCTCGGACCTATTGGCTGGCTCTGCTTATATTGCCAACATCTTCCTTTCAGGCCCTAAGACATTTAGGTTGGTGCCTGTCCAGTGGTTCATACGAGAAGGGACTACTTTCATAGCACTGGCTGCCTCAGTTTTCAGCCTGCTGGCTATCGCCATAGAGCGCTACATTGCCATCACCAAGGTCAAGGTTTATGGCTCCAACAAAACTTGCCGCATGTTCCTTTTGATCGGAGCATGCTGGGTGATGTCCATCCTTCTGGGAGGTCTTCCCATTTTTGGTTGGAACTGTATTAATAACGTTGTGGATTGCTCCTCTGTCCTGCCTCTCAACTCCCGATACTATATCCTTTTTGTTGTTACCGTCTTCACCGTCATCTTGATGTCCATTGTGATCCTTTACGTTCGCATCTATCTTATTGTGCGTACAAGCCAGCGAGAGGCCACCAATTCTCCAGCTTATGCTCTCCTGAAGACCGTCACGATTGTGCTTGGCGTATTCATCATTTGTTGGTTACCCGCATTCACCATCCTTCTCTTGGACGCTTCCTGTACGATAAAAGAATGTCCTATCCTCAACAATGCTACCATCTTCTTCAGCATCACCACAATGAATTCGGCGCTGAACCCGCTGATCTACACATTGCGGAGTAAGGACATGAGGAGGGAGTTCCTCAGGGTGCTTTGCTGCTGGGGGCTGTTCAATTGTGGCAGGCCTTCTCACCGCTGCATGGTGCCACTCAGGAGCTCGATTTCAATGGAGCACTGCACCCACAAACACGAACATCAGTCAATTCCCATCATGCAGGACTGCACTTCTGTCTGA